Proteins from a genomic interval of Rhizobium sp. SL42:
- a CDS encoding ABC transporter substrate-binding protein, which yields MRALSAFGMAVGIGVGVATWLCGADQSEAAPDLNVLCGVDEAWCLTMKQAFEARTGLEIDMERKSTGEILEQIRGEKSRPTIDVWWGGTGDTHLQAATEDLLQPYQPAHVRDMLPWAQNFFSMSGGRSAGIYAGALGFAYNADLLKRYKLPAPTCWKDLTDIAYRGHIQSGNPNTSGTAFTELATLVQLFGEDDAFRYMSALDRNIARYTKAGSAPVKAAARGETLIGISFMHDAVTQKQAGSPLVIVAPCEGTGYEIGAVSIIKGARNLEAARDFVDFSLSPEGQATGAAAGQNQVPSNARADLPPSAPDISMIKMVDYDFATFGSPDERSRLLKRFDTEIHPTQ from the coding sequence GTGAGAGCATTAAGCGCTTTCGGCATGGCCGTGGGCATAGGCGTTGGCGTGGCGACATGGCTGTGCGGCGCAGACCAGAGCGAGGCAGCCCCGGATCTGAACGTCCTGTGCGGCGTCGACGAAGCCTGGTGCTTGACGATGAAGCAGGCCTTTGAGGCGCGGACAGGTCTTGAAATCGACATGGAGCGCAAAAGCACCGGCGAGATTCTCGAACAGATCAGGGGCGAGAAAAGCCGACCGACGATCGACGTCTGGTGGGGCGGCACAGGCGACACCCACCTGCAGGCGGCGACCGAGGATCTGCTACAGCCTTATCAGCCGGCCCATGTGCGGGATATGTTGCCCTGGGCGCAGAACTTCTTCTCCATGTCGGGTGGTCGCTCGGCAGGCATCTATGCCGGTGCGCTCGGCTTTGCCTACAATGCAGACCTGTTGAAGCGATACAAGCTGCCGGCGCCGACATGCTGGAAGGACCTGACCGACATCGCCTACCGCGGCCATATCCAGTCCGGCAATCCGAATACGTCCGGAACCGCCTTTACCGAGCTTGCCACTCTGGTGCAGCTCTTTGGCGAAGATGACGCCTTTCGCTACATGAGTGCGCTTGATCGCAACATCGCGCGCTATACCAAGGCGGGCTCGGCGCCGGTCAAGGCAGCCGCCCGCGGCGAGACGCTGATCGGCATTTCCTTCATGCATGATGCCGTCACCCAGAAACAGGCCGGATCGCCGCTCGTCATCGTCGCGCCCTGTGAGGGGACAGGTTACGAGATCGGAGCGGTCAGCATCATCAAGGGCGCTCGCAACCTTGAGGCTGCCCGTGATTTCGTTGATTTTTCGCTGAGCCCGGAGGGGCAGGCGACAGGGGCTGCCGCCGGGCAAAACCAGGTTCCCTCGAATGCCAGGGCAGATCTGCCGCCATCGGCGCCGGATATCTCAATGATCAAGATGGTCGACTATGATTTCGCCACCTTTGGTTCCCCGGATGAGCGAAGTCGGCTGTTGAAGCGCTTCGACACCGAGATCCATCCGACCCAGTAG
- a CDS encoding winged helix-turn-helix domain-containing protein, producing MAELISDLVEAEGWIPACAGSAEEAAEMLEKEPMHLVLVDHNLPGISGRVFAQRLRAQANIGIVMVTAAGSAAERVLGLETAADDYVVKPFEPIELTARIKAVLRRTIPSLRPDRDVERELDRQLGRDAERDQSGAALRLGDWAIDMKGRRAICLSDQSRTLTAAEFALLEILAQTPDQPVSRAQILDRLGSESDRYIDRNVDVLVLRLRRKIERNPDLPRHIKTRRGKGYVLHMGEVELSS from the coding sequence ATGGCCGAGCTGATCTCCGATCTCGTCGAGGCGGAGGGCTGGATACCGGCTTGCGCAGGGTCCGCCGAAGAGGCCGCGGAAATGCTGGAGAAGGAACCAATGCATCTGGTTCTGGTCGACCACAATCTGCCTGGCATTTCCGGTCGTGTTTTCGCCCAAAGATTGCGAGCCCAGGCCAATATCGGCATCGTCATGGTGACGGCCGCAGGCAGCGCCGCAGAGCGCGTGCTCGGCCTGGAAACGGCAGCCGACGATTACGTGGTCAAGCCGTTCGAGCCGATCGAGCTGACGGCCCGCATCAAGGCAGTGCTGCGTCGGACCATTCCGTCGCTGCGGCCGGACAGGGATGTGGAAAGGGAACTGGACCGGCAGTTGGGCAGGGATGCCGAACGCGACCAATCCGGCGCCGCCCTGAGGCTCGGTGATTGGGCGATCGACATGAAGGGGCGGCGGGCAATCTGCCTGTCCGACCAGAGCCGGACGCTGACAGCCGCCGAATTCGCGCTGCTCGAAATTCTCGCCCAGACGCCCGACCAGCCCGTCAGCCGGGCGCAGATCCTGGATCGCCTCGGCTCCGAAAGCGATCGATACATTGACAGGAATGTCGATGTTCTTGTTCTGCGGCTCCGGCGCAAGATCGAGCGAAATCCGGACCTGCCGCGCCATATCAAGACGCGGCGTGGAAAGGGTTACGTCCTGCATATGGGTGAGGTCGAGCTTTCATCGTGA
- a CDS encoding ABC transporter ATP-binding protein, producing MITVKPGSVTFQNVRKTFGAFTAIPDLSLTIEPGTLVTLLGPSGCGKTTTLRMLAGLEHPTSGRILIGSKDVTMLPANERDVSMVFQSYALFPHMTALDNVAYGLQSSGLARKEARERAEEGLKLVGLAGMGSRLPAELSGGQQQRVAVARALVLEPQVLLLDEPLSNLDARLRRRVRTEIRDLQQRLGFTAVYVTHDQDEALAVSDRIIVMKDGEIAQSGAPRELYEAPASSFIADFMGEANVIPCEVLSLEGQDALIRVAGVDHRVPGRNARPGTAKLAVRPGAISIGAAGEQGISGRVLHSAYLGGHVEYEVETDVGTLFIIDHAVERNLPVQSAVTLGFKSRGIALIDA from the coding sequence ATGATCACCGTGAAACCCGGCTCAGTCACCTTCCAGAATGTGCGCAAGACCTTCGGGGCCTTCACCGCCATCCCGGATCTCTCCCTCACCATCGAGCCCGGTACGCTGGTAACGCTTCTGGGACCTTCGGGTTGCGGCAAGACGACCACGTTGCGCATGCTGGCCGGCCTTGAACATCCGACATCCGGGCGCATCCTGATCGGTAGCAAGGACGTGACCATGCTGCCTGCCAACGAGCGCGACGTATCGATGGTGTTTCAATCCTATGCGCTGTTTCCACATATGACGGCGCTCGACAATGTCGCCTACGGGCTTCAATCGTCGGGTCTCGCCAGGAAGGAGGCGCGGGAAAGGGCCGAGGAAGGGTTGAAACTTGTCGGTCTCGCGGGCATGGGCAGCCGTCTTCCGGCCGAGCTTTCGGGCGGCCAGCAACAGCGCGTCGCCGTTGCCCGCGCTCTCGTGTTGGAACCGCAGGTGCTTCTGCTCGACGAGCCGCTCTCCAATCTCGATGCGCGTCTGCGCCGTCGGGTGCGCACCGAAATCCGCGATTTGCAGCAGCGCCTCGGTTTCACGGCGGTCTATGTCACGCATGACCAGGACGAGGCGCTGGCGGTATCTGACCGCATCATCGTTATGAAGGATGGCGAGATCGCCCAGTCCGGGGCGCCGCGCGAGCTCTATGAGGCACCTGCCTCATCCTTCATCGCTGACTTCATGGGCGAGGCCAATGTCATCCCTTGCGAAGTGCTGAGCCTTGAGGGGCAGGATGCGTTGATCCGTGTCGCCGGCGTTGATCACCGTGTGCCGGGTCGCAATGCCCGGCCCGGAACGGCCAAGCTTGCCGTCAGGCCGGGGGCTATTTCGATCGGCGCGGCGGGCGAACAAGGCATCTCAGGTCGTGTCCTGCACAGCGCCTATCTCGGCGGCCACGTTGAGTACGAGGTCGAGACGGATGTTGGGACATTGTTCATCATCGATCACGCGGTTGAAAGAAATCTGCCGGTGCAAAGCGCTGTCACACTCGGGTTCAAGAGCCGTGGCATAGCCCTGATCGACGCCTGA
- a CDS encoding ABC transporter permease has protein sequence MRRGNRRLDIALVLGGAALVLLPWYRIEGGFFGLGWIGGFPSSKDTAPGLLQILSHGRTWLAGVVLIFALGCITRAIKDQMKRGTFLAWIGAVGLVYLSLQGLAIGFSGWTWSISESLFGMLSDGQPSMGAGAILMALVFVLLFAFGLAERGVMKGDAFIVASISVLVFLVTVFVFYPIGSMLIGSVQDFDGSFNPDGFIANMQDPGIWSLGCVLGEERCGVAWRTLFLAIMTAFGSTLLGLGFALVATRTRFPFKKGLRLLTVLPIITPPFVIGLALTLLFGRAGVITEGLSSLFGIEPGRWLYGLTGIWIAQVLSFTPISFLVLIGVVEGVSPSMEEASQTLRADCWRTFWRVSLPLMKPGLANAFLIGFIESMADFGNPLVLGGSHGVLSTEIFFAVVGSQNDPSRAAVLAIVLLFFTLSAFLAQRFWLSGKNFATVTGKGDSGSHIALPRGLSIGVHAVVIPWMIFTLVVYGMILVGGFVKTWGLDNSLTLDHYIRAFSVDFSDGGIAWTGVAWNSFWTTMEIALISAPLTAAVGLLTAYIIVRQKFAGRNLFEFALMMSFAIPGTVIGVSYIMAFNLPPIEMTGSALILIACFVFRNMPVGVRGGIAAMSQLDKSLDEASLTLRADSFRTIRKVILPLLRPAITAALVYSFVRAITSISAVIFLVSAEYNMATSYIVGLVENGEYGVAIAYSSMLIVVMLVVIAGFQLLVGERRLRRENRVAGVTAAPSVPLGQEKTV, from the coding sequence ATGAGACGTGGCAATCGCAGACTGGATATTGCTCTCGTCCTTGGCGGCGCGGCGCTGGTCCTGCTTCCCTGGTACCGCATCGAAGGCGGCTTCTTCGGGCTTGGCTGGATAGGAGGCTTCCCCTCCAGCAAAGATACCGCACCGGGTCTCCTGCAGATCCTTTCGCATGGGCGAACCTGGCTTGCCGGTGTCGTGTTGATCTTTGCCCTTGGCTGCATAACGCGTGCCATCAAGGATCAGATGAAGCGTGGCACGTTTCTGGCATGGATCGGCGCCGTCGGTCTCGTCTACCTGTCGCTGCAGGGGCTGGCGATCGGCTTCAGCGGCTGGACGTGGTCGATTAGCGAAAGCCTGTTCGGCATGCTTTCGGACGGGCAGCCCTCCATGGGCGCCGGGGCCATTCTCATGGCTCTTGTCTTCGTACTGCTCTTTGCCTTCGGTCTGGCCGAGCGCGGTGTGATGAAGGGGGATGCCTTCATCGTTGCCTCGATCTCGGTGCTTGTCTTTCTCGTGACCGTCTTTGTGTTTTATCCGATCGGAAGCATGCTGATCGGCTCCGTTCAGGATTTCGACGGCTCGTTCAATCCGGACGGCTTTATCGCCAACATGCAGGATCCCGGCATCTGGAGCCTGGGTTGTGTCCTGGGTGAGGAGCGCTGCGGTGTGGCATGGCGCACCCTTTTCCTCGCCATCATGACCGCTTTCGGTTCGACCCTGCTTGGCCTCGGCTTTGCACTGGTGGCGACCCGCACACGGTTTCCGTTCAAGAAAGGCCTGCGGCTCCTGACGGTGCTGCCGATCATCACGCCGCCTTTTGTCATCGGCCTGGCGCTGACGCTGCTGTTCGGGCGGGCCGGGGTGATCACTGAGGGACTATCCAGCCTGTTCGGCATCGAACCCGGTCGCTGGCTCTACGGCTTGACCGGCATCTGGATTGCCCAGGTTCTGTCGTTTACCCCGATCTCGTTCCTGGTGTTGATCGGTGTCGTGGAAGGCGTCAGCCCGTCGATGGAGGAAGCCTCGCAGACCCTGCGCGCGGATTGCTGGCGCACCTTCTGGCGCGTCTCCCTGCCGCTGATGAAGCCGGGTCTCGCCAATGCCTTCCTGATCGGATTCATCGAGAGCATGGCCGATTTCGGCAATCCCCTCGTGCTCGGTGGCAGCCATGGCGTGTTGTCGACGGAAATCTTCTTTGCCGTCGTCGGGTCGCAGAATGATCCGTCGCGTGCCGCAGTACTCGCCATTGTGCTGCTTTTCTTTACCCTCTCGGCCTTCCTAGCCCAGCGTTTCTGGCTGTCGGGCAAGAACTTCGCCACGGTCACCGGCAAAGGAGACAGTGGTTCCCATATCGCTTTGCCGCGCGGATTGTCGATCGGTGTGCATGCGGTGGTCATTCCGTGGATGATCTTCACGCTGGTGGTCTATGGGATGATCCTGGTTGGTGGTTTCGTCAAAACCTGGGGGCTCGACAATTCCCTCACGCTTGACCACTACATCCGCGCCTTTTCGGTCGACTTCAGCGATGGCGGCATTGCCTGGACGGGCGTCGCCTGGAATTCCTTCTGGACGACGATGGAGATTGCACTCATTTCAGCGCCGCTGACCGCCGCCGTCGGTCTTCTGACGGCTTACATCATCGTCAGGCAGAAGTTTGCCGGACGCAACCTGTTCGAGTTTGCGCTGATGATGAGCTTCGCCATTCCCGGAACGGTGATCGGGGTGAGCTATATCATGGCCTTCAACCTGCCGCCGATCGAGATGACCGGCTCGGCGCTGATCCTGATTGCCTGCTTCGTCTTTCGCAACATGCCGGTTGGCGTGCGTGGCGGCATTGCGGCGATGAGCCAGCTCGACAAGAGCCTTGACGAGGCATCGCTGACGCTGCGTGCGGACAGCTTCCGCACCATCCGCAAGGTGATCCTGCCGCTGTTGCGCCCCGCGATCACCGCGGCGCTGGTCTACTCCTTCGTCCGGGCGATCACATCGATCAGTGCAGTCATCTTCCTCGTCAGTGCCGAATACAACATGGCGACCTCCTATATCGTCGGTCTCGTCGAAAACGGCGAATATGGCGTGGCCATCGCCTATTCCTCGATGCTGATCGTGGTGATGCTCGTCGTTATCGCCGGCTTCCAGCTTCTCGTCGGTGAGCGACGCCTGCGTCGTGAAAACCGCGTCGCCGGCGTCACCGCCGCTCCCTCTGTTCCTCTTGGTCAGGAGAAAACCGTATGA
- a CDS encoding ABC transporter substrate-binding protein, with protein sequence MRLTILSTLLFAGTALTAVSAQAAGELNLICSADVVICEQMQGDFEKSHDIKVNMVRLSSGETYAKVRAEARNPKTDLWWAGTGDPHMQAASENLTLEYKSPMLDQLQDWAKKQAESSGFKTVGVYAGALGWGYNTEIFKAKGYKEPVCWADLLAPELKGEIQIANPNSSGTAYTALASLVQIMGEDQALDYLKKLNTNISQYTKSGSAPVKAAARGETGLGIVFMHDAVAQTAEGFPVKSIAPCEGTGYEIGSMSIIKGARNLDNAKIWYDWALQADVQSRMKDAKSFQLPSNKTAEVPKEAPKFEDIKLIDYDFKTFGDPAKRKELLERWDREVGAVAN encoded by the coding sequence ATGCGACTGACCATTCTTTCAACCCTGCTTTTCGCAGGCACGGCACTGACCGCCGTCTCGGCGCAAGCCGCCGGCGAACTCAACCTTATCTGCTCGGCGGATGTGGTCATCTGCGAGCAGATGCAGGGTGATTTCGAAAAATCCCACGACATCAAGGTCAACATGGTGCGCCTGTCGTCGGGCGAAACCTACGCCAAGGTCAGGGCGGAAGCACGCAATCCGAAAACGGATCTGTGGTGGGCCGGCACAGGCGATCCGCACATGCAGGCAGCGTCCGAGAACCTGACGCTCGAATACAAGTCGCCGATGCTCGACCAGTTGCAGGACTGGGCGAAAAAGCAGGCTGAAAGCTCGGGCTTCAAGACGGTCGGCGTCTACGCCGGTGCTCTCGGCTGGGGCTACAATACGGAGATCTTCAAGGCAAAGGGCTACAAGGAGCCGGTCTGCTGGGCCGATCTTCTGGCTCCGGAGCTGAAGGGCGAAATCCAGATTGCCAACCCCAATTCGTCTGGCACTGCCTATACCGCGCTGGCATCGCTGGTGCAGATCATGGGAGAGGATCAGGCGCTCGACTACCTGAAGAAACTGAATACCAATATTTCGCAGTATACCAAATCCGGTTCGGCGCCGGTCAAGGCTGCGGCGCGCGGTGAGACGGGTCTTGGCATCGTCTTCATGCATGATGCGGTCGCCCAGACGGCCGAGGGTTTCCCGGTCAAATCCATCGCACCTTGCGAGGGCACGGGCTACGAAATCGGTTCGATGTCGATCATCAAGGGCGCGCGCAATCTCGACAATGCCAAGATCTGGTACGACTGGGCGCTCCAGGCCGATGTGCAGTCGCGCATGAAGGATGCCAAGTCCTTCCAGTTGCCATCCAACAAGACCGCCGAGGTGCCGAAGGAGGCGCCGAAGTTCGAAGACATCAAGCTGATCGACTATGACTTCAAGACCTTTGGCGATCCTGCAAAGCGCAAGGAGCTTCTTGAACGCTGGGATCGTGAAGTCGGCGCTGTCGCCAACTGA
- a CDS encoding DUF2161 domain-containing phosphodiesterase, which produces METSLYPPVKLFLERAGYVVKGEIGGCDIVGLAEGETTLVVICELKLTFNLELILQAVDRASACDEVWIAARISARGKGREADRRYRDLCRRLGIGMLGVSDTDEVSVIVSSVSPMPRSNPKRRTRLVKEHMKRQGDPALGGSTKVPIMTAYRQQALACAAALADGPLRPRDLKTAVPTAGQILLANYYGWFERVEKGVYALSAVGHEALIRWPRPVPDKVPNKVYDGDRTDI; this is translated from the coding sequence TTGGAAACCTCGCTCTACCCGCCCGTCAAGCTGTTCCTCGAACGTGCCGGCTATGTCGTCAAGGGAGAGATCGGAGGCTGCGATATCGTTGGCCTCGCCGAAGGCGAGACCACGCTCGTCGTCATCTGCGAATTGAAGCTGACCTTCAATCTGGAGCTCATCCTGCAGGCGGTCGACCGGGCATCTGCCTGTGATGAAGTCTGGATTGCGGCGCGAATTTCGGCGCGCGGCAAGGGGCGCGAGGCTGACAGGCGCTACCGCGACCTGTGTCGGCGGCTGGGCATCGGCATGCTGGGCGTATCCGATACCGATGAGGTCAGTGTGATCGTCAGTTCCGTATCGCCGATGCCACGCAGCAATCCCAAACGCCGCACCCGCCTGGTCAAGGAACACATGAAGCGGCAAGGCGATCCGGCGCTCGGTGGATCGACGAAAGTGCCGATCATGACAGCCTACCGACAGCAGGCGCTTGCCTGTGCGGCAGCACTTGCTGATGGGCCTTTGCGCCCGCGCGACCTCAAAACCGCCGTGCCGACAGCCGGCCAGATCCTGCTGGCCAATTATTATGGCTGGTTCGAGAGAGTGGAAAAGGGTGTCTATGCGCTCAGTGCGGTCGGTCACGAAGCGCTGATACGCTGGCCACGGCCGGTTCCGGACAAAGTGCCGAACAAGGTATATGACGGCGACAGGACGGATATCTGA
- a CDS encoding ATP-binding protein, which translates to MINRPFLSSIAFRLPFAIVFICFLVLSLSTIAIYGLQKARNEMAAYGLQAFSSLTKASLVSRQVSDLVSSAPFLMNATSPYRVSSESRAVVSQVDSLLRTIEPQNFDRLIQGFASAQIIELLGHIRTQTLTLASDADSAQVHKAQAAAALSEIATGRGVADTDLRRRLNAIVQSASTSDSLFQLGELQRRYVAETATSANVGPSVPIGLPTELRPYEQVFDAQTRYLLEMFAIRASVARLHSVSRALSIATETQNDAVARALNEDLISTSDALSRLLVIVALASMLVFTMATLSIRSVMRVSRGISNLSNGMNALAKGDTDVGPPDYRGNETELVRLLDAFRAFKDSVDRVSRLRRTAEAAARTIRSTFRNMNEGIALFDPAGRPITMNRRMIELVGRSGSSRKLPLRRFVRPIAEIDPDLLPGEDTPGTLTERAVIRHRTEDGTVIEVSLSRQPDGGIVLLARDVTAIDRQEAEAAKAQRLDGIMRMTHQVSHEVGNMIGIITGSLGLLEREDGFNDRQRRHIARIRKAADRGRDLASSMLSIGSQQPINPSCVDVRSLLRGMADILEIAIGSKSHLQLELDAELPPIPLDAALFEQSVLNLCLNACAAMPDGGVIVIKAVLAGGFVIVSVHDTGIGMTAKQVDKAFEPYFTTRGKKGGAGLGLAMVYGFVRQSGGDATIHSRQGQGTTVELSFPVEQI; encoded by the coding sequence GTGATCAACCGCCCGTTTCTGTCATCCATCGCCTTTCGCCTGCCGTTTGCCATCGTATTCATCTGCTTTCTGGTCCTGAGCCTGTCGACCATTGCGATCTACGGATTGCAGAAGGCACGCAACGAAATGGCAGCCTATGGCCTGCAGGCATTTTCCAGTCTGACCAAGGCCTCGCTGGTCTCGCGCCAGGTATCGGATCTCGTCTCCAGTGCGCCCTTCCTGATGAATGCCACCTCGCCTTATCGGGTCTCGAGCGAAAGCCGTGCCGTCGTCAGCCAGGTCGACAGCCTCTTGCGCACGATCGAGCCGCAGAATTTCGACAGGCTGATCCAGGGCTTCGCCAGCGCGCAGATCATCGAACTGCTCGGCCATATCCGGACCCAGACGCTCACCCTGGCCAGCGATGCCGATTCTGCCCAGGTCCACAAGGCGCAGGCCGCGGCCGCTCTCAGCGAAATCGCAACGGGCCGCGGCGTTGCCGATACTGACCTGCGCCGCCGGTTGAACGCCATCGTGCAATCGGCTTCGACCTCGGACAGCCTTTTCCAGCTTGGAGAATTGCAGCGTCGATATGTGGCGGAAACCGCGACCAGCGCGAATGTCGGGCCGTCGGTTCCGATTGGCCTGCCGACCGAGCTTCGCCCCTATGAGCAAGTGTTCGATGCCCAGACGCGCTACCTGCTCGAGATGTTTGCCATTCGCGCCTCCGTCGCGCGGCTGCATTCCGTATCGCGGGCGCTGTCGATTGCGACTGAAACGCAAAATGACGCGGTCGCCCGCGCGCTGAACGAGGATCTGATTTCCACCTCCGATGCGCTGAGCCGGTTGCTGGTGATCGTCGCGCTGGCCTCCATGCTTGTCTTTACCATGGCGACCCTCTCGATCCGCTCGGTAATGCGGGTTTCACGCGGCATCAGCAATCTGTCAAACGGCATGAACGCGCTGGCAAAAGGCGACACCGATGTCGGCCCGCCCGACTACCGCGGCAACGAAACGGAGCTTGTGCGCCTGCTCGATGCGTTCCGGGCATTCAAGGACAGCGTCGACCGCGTGTCCAGGTTAAGACGCACGGCCGAAGCCGCTGCCCGCACCATCCGTTCCACCTTTCGCAACATGAACGAGGGCATTGCGCTGTTTGATCCGGCGGGCCGGCCGATCACCATGAACCGGCGGATGATCGAACTGGTCGGTCGGTCGGGCTCGTCACGCAAGCTGCCGCTTCGACGCTTCGTGCGTCCCATTGCGGAAATCGATCCCGATCTCCTGCCGGGCGAGGACACGCCTGGAACCCTGACGGAACGCGCGGTCATCCGCCACCGCACGGAGGACGGCACCGTGATCGAAGTCTCATTGTCGCGCCAGCCCGACGGCGGGATTGTCTTGTTGGCGCGCGACGTCACGGCGATCGACCGGCAGGAAGCGGAAGCGGCCAAGGCGCAGCGACTGGATGGCATCATGCGCATGACCCACCAGGTGAGCCATGAGGTCGGCAACATGATCGGCATCATTACCGGTAGCCTCGGGCTGCTGGAACGCGAAGACGGTTTCAACGACCGGCAGAGACGGCATATTGCCCGCATCCGCAAAGCTGCCGATCGCGGACGCGACCTTGCCAGCAGCATGCTGTCCATAGGCAGCCAGCAGCCGATCAATCCGAGCTGTGTGGATGTGCGGAGCCTGCTCCGCGGCATGGCCGACATTCTGGAAATCGCCATTGGCAGCAAGAGTCATCTGCAACTGGAACTGGATGCCGAGCTGCCGCCGATCCCTCTCGATGCCGCCCTTTTCGAGCAGTCCGTTCTCAACCTGTGCCTGAATGCCTGTGCCGCAATGCCGGATGGCGGCGTCATCGTCATCAAAGCCGTGCTGGCCGGGGGCTTCGTCATCGTCTCCGTCCATGACACGGGCATTGGCATGACGGCCAAACAGGTGGACAAGGCGTTCGAGCCCTATTTCACCACACGTGGAAAAAAAGGCGGCGCCGGCCTCGGCCTGGCGATGGTCTACGGCTTCGTCCGCCAGAGCGGAGGCGACGCCACGATCCACTCGCGGCAGGGACAGGGCACGACGGTGGAACTGAGCTTTCCGGTCGAACAGATCTGA
- a CDS encoding inositol monophosphatase family protein, which yields MTAHDTALEQRFALANTLAKEAGALALDYFNRRETLVIETKRDLQDVVSIADRNVETLLREQVAKALPDDGFLGEEFGLQAGTSGYTWVVDPIDGTAPFVNGMPTWCVSIAVLYQGLPVIGVIQVPCAEETYAAASGKGATLNGKALVLDLSRTIQNAMTGIGCNSYVTPECVGGIVTDLLDRGGTFIRNGSGSLMLAYVAAGRLVGYYEPHMRAWDCMAGFCLVKEAGGQYLDFPAEGDALLEGHPVLASNPGAYADLLDIHQRRR from the coding sequence ATGACTGCGCATGACACCGCTCTCGAGCAACGCTTTGCTCTTGCAAATACACTGGCCAAGGAGGCCGGCGCTCTCGCGCTCGATTATTTCAACAGACGCGAGACACTTGTGATCGAGACCAAGCGCGACCTGCAGGATGTCGTGTCCATCGCCGACCGGAATGTCGAGACGCTGTTGCGTGAACAGGTGGCCAAGGCGCTTCCCGATGATGGATTCCTCGGCGAGGAATTCGGCCTCCAGGCTGGTACCTCCGGTTATACCTGGGTCGTCGATCCGATTGACGGCACGGCCCCCTTCGTCAACGGCATGCCGACATGGTGTGTGTCGATTGCCGTTCTTTATCAGGGTTTGCCGGTGATCGGTGTGATACAGGTGCCTTGTGCCGAAGAAACCTACGCGGCTGCTAGCGGCAAGGGTGCCACCCTCAACGGCAAGGCACTCGTTCTCGATCTCAGTCGGACGATCCAGAACGCCATGACAGGCATTGGTTGCAACAGCTACGTAACCCCGGAATGTGTCGGCGGCATCGTCACCGACCTGCTTGACCGGGGCGGCACCTTCATCCGCAACGGATCCGGCTCCCTGATGCTCGCTTATGTCGCAGCCGGACGCCTCGTCGGCTACTACGAGCCGCACATGCGGGCCTGGGACTGCATGGCGGGTTTTTGCCTCGTTAAGGAAGCGGGCGGCCAATACCTGGACTTTCCAGCGGAAGGCGATGCCCTGCTTGAAGGCCATCCAGTACTCGCGAGCAATCCGGGCGCCTATGCGGATCTTCTGGACATTCATCAACGGCGTCGATGA